One genomic region from Pseudomonadota bacterium encodes:
- a CDS encoding AMP-binding protein has translation MLPITPLENWISNKISCNADPSQLKRSTIEAFQLEKIKETLSCVGKNSPFYKKLLAGSKSNTVKTLKDFSSLPFTISDDLHSYPLQFLCVSQSEVKRCVTLQSSATTGLAKRIFFTKEDLEHTLDFFHYGMSTLVNEDDRVLILLPGERPDSVGDLLSRALLRMNVSSIIHGFVIDSKETVEAVLKNDITCLVGTPVQVLSLFRCGKGEEYLKNKRMKALLTTDYVPSIISETLANQYNCEVYSHYGMSEMGYGGGVECDARCGHHMREADLYIEIIDPKTEQILPDGETGEVVITTLNREAMPLIRYRTGDISKFLVEPCPCGSVLKRLDKIACRTNNIVYLSSGKPVMMSFLDEMLFVLPDVIDYTAALTTCDGKDCLDITLSIDGKADHGKVCAAAIDKIMMIPQIAYSQKHLFINPVKCVSDIILSSGIQKRVLSDNRK, from the coding sequence ATGCTTCCCATAACTCCTTTGGAAAACTGGATTTCAAACAAGATATCTTGCAATGCAGATCCATCTCAGCTTAAAAGATCAACTATTGAAGCTTTTCAACTTGAGAAAATTAAAGAAACCCTTTCTTGTGTCGGCAAAAATAGTCCTTTCTATAAAAAGCTTCTGGCCGGTTCTAAAAGCAATACTGTAAAAACCTTAAAGGATTTTTCCAGCCTTCCATTTACTATCTCCGATGATTTACATAGCTATCCACTGCAATTTCTCTGCGTTTCGCAAAGTGAGGTAAAGCGTTGTGTTACATTACAAAGCTCTGCTACCACAGGTTTGGCCAAACGAATTTTTTTCACAAAAGAAGATCTGGAACACACCCTTGATTTTTTTCATTACGGTATGTCAACACTGGTTAATGAAGATGACCGGGTTTTGATCCTTTTGCCAGGCGAAAGGCCGGACAGTGTCGGAGATCTTCTCTCAAGAGCTTTGCTTCGCATGAATGTAAGTAGTATCATACATGGTTTTGTTATAGATTCTAAAGAAACTGTAGAGGCTGTTTTGAAAAATGACATAACATGTCTTGTGGGAACACCTGTTCAGGTTCTATCGCTTTTTCGATGCGGCAAAGGGGAAGAATATTTAAAAAATAAAAGGATGAAAGCACTTTTAACTACCGACTATGTTCCATCCATAATATCTGAGACATTGGCAAATCAATATAATTGTGAAGTTTACAGCCATTATGGCATGAGTGAGATGGGATATGGCGGTGGAGTGGAATGTGATGCCCGATGTGGTCATCATATGCGCGAAGCAGATCTTTATATTGAAATTATAGATCCGAAAACAGAACAGATATTGCCTGATGGAGAGACGGGTGAAGTTGTGATAACAACTTTAAATCGTGAGGCAATGCCTCTTATCCGTTACCGCACAGGTGATATATCAAAATTTCTTGTCGAACCATGTCCTTGTGGTTCAGTTTTAAAACGATTGGATAAAATTGCCTGCCGTACAAACAATATAGTTTATCTATCTTCGGGAAAGCCGGTTATGATGTCTTTTTTGGATGAAATGCTTTTTGTCCTGCCGGATGTTATAGATTATACAGCAGCACTTACAACCTGTGATGGTAAAGATTGTCTTGATATTACCTTAAGTATTGATGGAAAAGCAGATCATGGTAAAGTTTGTGCTGCTGCAATTGACAAGATAATGATGATTCCCCAGATTGCATATTCTCAAAAACATCTTTTCATTAACCCTGTTAAATGTGTTTCAGACATTATACTAAGTTCAGGAATACAAAAGCGGGTTCTATCAGATAATCGAAAATAG